From the Francisella frigiditurris genome, one window contains:
- a CDS encoding F0F1 ATP synthase subunit gamma, with translation MSNAREIRSKVQSVKNTQKITGAMELVAASKMRGAIVSMNNVRPYVECANTIIKNVVAASIDYPNPFLYERPVKRVGFIVTSTDRGLCGGLNINLFKHVLKDIKDLLEDRVQIDVCVIGSKAEAFFRKLKDVKVIATAHYVEKDKENSIKMIAGAVKVMLDKFKAEEIDRLFLYSNEFVSTIKQKPKKQTLLPIKNIFTEEEKAENKAEASKGHWDYIYERDIEEVLNALCARYIEAQVRGAILENAACEQAARMLAMKNATDNAGDIIEKLKLDYNKVRQAMITQELAEICSGAAAV, from the coding sequence ATGTCTAACGCTAGAGAGATACGCTCTAAAGTACAAAGTGTTAAAAATACGCAAAAAATCACAGGGGCTATGGAGCTTGTTGCCGCAAGTAAAATGCGCGGAGCTATAGTTTCTATGAATAATGTACGTCCATATGTAGAGTGTGCAAATACAATAATTAAAAACGTTGTGGCTGCTAGCATTGACTATCCTAATCCTTTTTTGTATGAAAGACCTGTTAAAAGAGTAGGCTTTATTGTTACTTCAACAGATAGGGGTCTTTGTGGTGGTCTTAATATAAATTTATTCAAGCATGTTCTAAAAGATATAAAAGATTTATTAGAAGATAGAGTGCAGATCGATGTATGTGTTATTGGTTCAAAAGCAGAAGCATTTTTTAGAAAGCTAAAAGATGTGAAAGTTATTGCAACAGCTCATTATGTTGAGAAGGATAAGGAAAATAGCATCAAAATGATTGCTGGCGCTGTTAAAGTTATGCTAGACAAATTTAAAGCTGAAGAGATTGATAGATTATTTTTATATAGTAATGAATTTGTAAGCACTATAAAACAAAAGCCTAAAAAGCAGACTTTATTACCAATAAAAAATATCTTTACTGAAGAAGAAAAGGCAGAAAATAAAGCTGAAGCTAGTAAAGGTCATTGGGACTATATCTATGAAAGAGATATTGAAGAGGTTTTAAATGCTTTGTGTGCAAGATATATAGAAGCTCAAGTAAGAGGTGCTATTTTAGAAAATGCTGCATGTGAACAAGCAGCGCGGATGTTAGCAATGAAAAACGCTACAGATAATGCTGGCGATATTATTGAGAAACTTAAGTTAGATTATAACAAAGTGCGTCAAGCTATGATTACACAAGAGCTTGCAGAAATTTGTTCTGGGGCCGCGGCAGTTTAG
- a CDS encoding F0F1 ATP synthase subunit epsilon: MSKNYIKVDVVSPSGSVFTGEADIVSLRGSAGEMGIAYGHTELLSTMPAGVVTIKKDNDVEVLYVSGGVLEVTPSRVTIMVDEMERAENLNHAEAEKAKARAEEALKHPDSSKLSLEDAKKRLQEADARLKALNSSKGIYYSKDPE; this comes from the coding sequence ATGTCTAAAAACTATATAAAAGTTGATGTAGTTAGCCCTAGCGGTTCTGTATTTACTGGAGAAGCTGATATTGTTAGCTTAAGAGGTAGTGCAGGTGAAATGGGTATAGCTTATGGACATACTGAGCTACTATCTACTATGCCAGCAGGTGTGGTAACTATTAAGAAAGATAATGATGTAGAAGTTCTTTATGTTTCTGGGGGAGTATTAGAAGTTACTCCTTCTAGAGTTACTATAATGGTTGATGAGATGGAAAGAGCTGAAAATCTTAATCATGCTGAAGCTGAAAAGGCTAAAGCAAGAGCTGAAGAAGCTCTTAAACATCCTGATTCTTCTAAACTAAGCCTTGAAGACGCTAAGAAAAGACTTCAAGAGGCAGACGCTAGATTAAAAGCCTTAAATTCATCAAAAGGTATTTATTACTCAAAAGATCCTGAATAA
- a CDS encoding F0F1 ATP synthase subunit B codes for MDINITLIGQMITFAIFVGFTMKFVWPPLRKSLDERREKIAEGLASADRASRELELAKRQSADIVREAREKAAEIVDSAYSRAHRIDEQAKEEAIASADKIKSMAMAEIEQEKVKAREELKKELVELAIAGASKIISAKVDQQSGNEILNDFVSKL; via the coding sequence ATGGATATAAATATCACCCTTATTGGACAGATGATTACTTTTGCAATCTTTGTTGGCTTTACAATGAAATTTGTATGGCCTCCTTTACGTAAATCTTTGGATGAGCGTAGAGAGAAAATTGCTGAAGGATTAGCTTCTGCTGACAGGGCGTCTAGAGAACTAGAATTAGCTAAAAGGCAATCTGCTGATATAGTTCGTGAAGCTAGGGAAAAGGCTGCTGAAATAGTTGATAGCGCTTATTCTAGAGCTCATAGAATAGACGAGCAAGCAAAAGAAGAAGCAATTGCATCTGCTGATAAGATAAAAAGTATGGCTATGGCTGAGATAGAACAAGAGAAAGTGAAAGCAAGAGAAGAGCTTAAAAAAGAACTTGTTGAACTTGCTATTGCTGGAGCTAGTAAAATTATCTCTGCTAAAGTAGATCAGCAAAGTGGAAATGAAATTTTAAATGATTTTGTTTCTAAGTTATAA
- the atpD gene encoding F0F1 ATP synthase subunit beta: MSTGKIIQVIGAVIDVEFPRDNVPKVYDALKVEEASLVLEVQQQIGDGVVRSIAMGTSDGLKRGMAVTNTHAPISVPVGHGTLGRIMNVLGEPIDEAGPIQYEETRSIHQAPPAYDELALSTEILETGIKVVDLICPFAKGGKVGLFGGAGVGKTVTMMELINNIAKEHSGYSVFAGVGERTREGNDFYYEMKESNVLDKVSLVYGQMNEPPGNRLRVALTGLTIAEGFRDEKRDVLMFIDNIYRYTLAGTEVSALLGRMPSAVGYQPTLAAEMGALQERITSTKTGSITSVQAVYVPADDLTDPSPATTFSHLDATIVLSRQIAELGIYPAVDPLDSTSRQLDPLVVGQEHYETARSVQKILQRYKELKDIIAILGMDELSDEDKKTVDRARKIQRFLSQPFHVAEVFTGNPGKFVPLKDTVASFKAIANGEYDHLPEQAFYMVGSIQEAIEKAKTL, translated from the coding sequence ATGAGTACAGGTAAAATTATTCAAGTAATTGGTGCAGTTATCGATGTGGAATTTCCAAGGGATAATGTACCAAAAGTTTATGATGCATTAAAAGTTGAAGAAGCTAGTTTAGTATTAGAAGTTCAACAACAAATAGGTGATGGCGTTGTTAGATCTATCGCTATGGGAACTAGTGATGGATTAAAAAGAGGTATGGCAGTAACTAATACTCATGCTCCTATATCAGTTCCTGTAGGACATGGAACTTTAGGACGTATTATGAACGTGTTAGGTGAGCCAATTGATGAAGCTGGTCCAATTCAATATGAAGAGACTAGATCTATTCACCAAGCTCCTCCAGCATATGATGAATTAGCATTAAGTACAGAAATTTTAGAAACTGGTATCAAAGTCGTAGATTTGATTTGTCCATTTGCAAAAGGTGGTAAAGTAGGTCTATTTGGTGGTGCTGGTGTGGGTAAAACAGTAACAATGATGGAGCTTATCAATAACATTGCTAAAGAGCATAGTGGTTACTCTGTTTTTGCTGGTGTTGGTGAGAGAACTCGTGAAGGTAATGACTTCTATTATGAGATGAAAGAATCTAATGTATTAGATAAAGTATCTTTAGTTTATGGTCAGATGAACGAGCCGCCAGGAAATAGATTAAGAGTAGCTTTAACTGGTCTTACAATTGCGGAAGGTTTCCGTGATGAGAAGCGTGATGTATTAATGTTTATTGATAACATCTATCGTTATACTTTAGCAGGTACTGAGGTTTCAGCTCTTTTAGGTCGTATGCCATCTGCTGTAGGTTATCAGCCAACTCTAGCTGCTGAGATGGGTGCTTTACAAGAGCGTATCACATCTACTAAGACTGGTTCAATTACGTCTGTACAGGCTGTATATGTACCTGCAGATGACTTAACAGATCCATCACCAGCTACTACATTCTCGCATTTGGATGCAACAATTGTATTGTCTCGTCAAATCGCTGAGTTAGGTATTTACCCTGCTGTAGACCCACTTGATTCTACATCTAGACAGTTAGATCCGTTAGTTGTTGGTCAAGAGCATTATGAAACAGCTCGTTCAGTTCAGAAAATATTACAAAGATATAAAGAATTAAAAGATATCATTGCTATTTTAGGTATGGACGAGTTATCTGACGAAGATAAGAAAACTGTGGATAGAGCACGTAAGATTCAAAGATTCTTATCTCAGCCATTCCATGTTGCAGAGGTCTTTACTGGAAACCCTGGTAAATTTGTACCATTAAAAGATACTGTAGCTAGCTTTAAAGCTATAGCTAATGGCGAATATGATCATTTACCAGAACAAGCTTTCTATATGGTTGGTTCTATTCAAGAGGCTATCGAGAAAGCAAAAACTCTATAG
- a CDS encoding MFS transporter — protein sequence MTEKIHQIKGYAWIIIALSSFLLFDKYVMQVFPSLITDNMMSSFHINATETGALGSAFFWAIIICQLFLAGPIIDKFGFRIISPISISISAAGVILFVVAASRGNLYLAYFARIITGLGVSFATISYIKAVSVWFEPRKFAFAASFLATAAMIGALCAQAPLAWLISSFGSWKEAMLIFSVFSLFIAVIYYVLVRDFNPQQPHANCPESRPSTLQGLKEVIKSKDNWLLAFYVGLSFTAVDAFAGFWGNAYFRESYHISKEHAASIISMIFIGMAIGSPILGKISEILDSRKGVMIVFHIIGTVALSVVLLFKTTILLSYILLFIFGICLGIYMLSFAIGNRINPIAIAATVAAFINTGEPILGAIFDPLIGYFLDFSWGGKYINTAGEIIAQRSHVSDIKYFDLSSYHFAFISLVLSMIASLVILFFISDKEIKQD from the coding sequence ATGACTGAAAAAATACACCAGATAAAAGGCTATGCTTGGATAATAATAGCTTTAAGCTCATTTTTACTTTTTGACAAATATGTGATGCAAGTTTTTCCAAGCTTAATTACTGACAACATGATGTCTAGCTTTCATATTAATGCAACTGAAACTGGAGCTTTAGGATCAGCTTTTTTCTGGGCCATTATAATTTGCCAGCTTTTCCTTGCTGGTCCGATTATAGATAAGTTTGGTTTTAGAATAATTAGCCCCATTTCTATATCTATATCTGCAGCTGGAGTTATTCTTTTTGTCGTCGCAGCATCTCGCGGCAATTTATATTTAGCATACTTTGCCAGGATCATAACAGGTCTTGGAGTATCTTTCGCAACTATTTCATATATAAAAGCAGTATCTGTTTGGTTCGAGCCTAGAAAATTTGCTTTCGCTGCAAGCTTCTTAGCTACAGCAGCCATGATAGGTGCCTTATGTGCACAAGCTCCTTTAGCTTGGCTTATTTCATCATTCGGCTCTTGGAAAGAAGCTATGCTAATCTTCTCAGTATTTAGCTTATTTATAGCTGTTATATATTATGTTTTAGTAAGAGACTTTAATCCTCAACAGCCTCATGCTAACTGCCCAGAAAGTAGACCCTCAACCTTACAGGGACTTAAAGAAGTAATAAAAAGCAAAGACAATTGGTTACTTGCCTTTTATGTTGGCTTAAGTTTTACAGCTGTTGATGCATTTGCTGGTTTCTGGGGAAATGCTTACTTTAGAGAATCCTATCATATATCTAAAGAGCACGCTGCATCTATAATATCTATGATTTTTATAGGAATGGCTATTGGATCTCCTATATTAGGTAAAATATCTGAAATTCTAGATAGTCGCAAAGGAGTAATGATAGTTTTCCATATAATAGGAACAGTTGCTCTAAGTGTTGTATTACTTTTTAAAACAACCATTTTACTTTCATACATTCTATTGTTTATTTTTGGCATTTGTCTAGGTATTTATATGCTATCTTTTGCTATAGGTAATCGCATAAACCCCATAGCTATAGCTGCAACCGTTGCTGCCTTTATAAACACTGGGGAACCAATACTTGGTGCCATATTTGATCCTCTCATAGGATATTTCCTTGATTTCTCTTGGGGTGGAAAATATATAAATACAGCTGGGGAAATAATAGCCCAAAGAAGCCATGTATCGGATATAAAGTATTTCGACTTATCATCCTATCATTTTGCTTTTATTTCATTAGTATTAAGCATGATTGCTTCTTTAGTAATACTTTTCTTCATTAGCGATAAAGAAATAAAACAAGATTAA
- the atpA gene encoding F0F1 ATP synthase subunit alpha — MQLSPSEISGLIKERIEKFDNSIELKSEGTIVSVADGIVTIYGLNDVAAGEMIKLPGDVYGLALNLNSDSVGAVVLGEYEHIKEGEKAYCTGRILQVPVGEALLGRVVDALGNPIDGKGEINTSEVSPIEKIAPGVIWRKSVDQAMQTGIKSIDSMVPIGRGQRELIIGDRQIGKTAIAIDTIINQKDTGVKCIYVAIGQKASSIANIVRQLEEHDALDHTIIVAATASDSAALQYIAPYSGCSMGEYFRDRGQDALIIYDDLTKQAWAYRQISLLLKRPPGREAYPGDVFYLHSRLLERAARVNEEYVERFTNGEVKGKTGSLTALPIIETQAGDISAFVPTNVISITDGQIFLETDLFNAGLRPAINPGNSVSRVGGAAQSKIIKKLGGGVRLALAQYRELEAFSQFASDLDEATRAQLNRGQRVTELLKQNQFATLSIALMALSLYAADNGYLDNLDVDQVIPFETALHSLAQDKYADVVKEINETGNYNSEIADKLKAIIEDCKSTQAW; from the coding sequence ATGCAGTTAAGTCCATCAGAAATTAGTGGTTTAATAAAAGAAAGAATAGAGAAATTTGATAACTCTATTGAACTTAAATCAGAAGGTACTATAGTTAGTGTTGCTGACGGTATCGTGACCATTTATGGTTTAAACGATGTTGCAGCTGGCGAAATGATTAAGTTACCAGGAGATGTCTATGGTTTAGCGCTTAACTTGAATTCTGATTCAGTTGGTGCGGTAGTTTTAGGCGAATATGAGCACATTAAAGAAGGCGAAAAAGCTTATTGTACAGGAAGAATCTTACAAGTTCCTGTTGGCGAAGCTTTACTTGGTCGTGTGGTTGATGCTTTAGGTAATCCTATTGATGGTAAAGGCGAGATAAATACTAGTGAAGTATCTCCTATTGAAAAGATTGCTCCGGGAGTGATTTGGAGAAAGTCAGTAGATCAAGCTATGCAAACAGGTATTAAATCTATTGACTCTATGGTTCCAATTGGAAGAGGTCAAAGAGAGTTAATTATTGGTGATAGACAAATTGGTAAAACAGCTATCGCAATAGATACAATCATCAACCAGAAAGATACTGGTGTTAAATGTATTTATGTGGCCATTGGGCAGAAAGCTTCTTCTATTGCAAATATAGTTAGGCAACTAGAAGAACATGATGCTTTAGACCATACTATTATAGTCGCTGCTACAGCTTCAGATTCTGCAGCACTACAATATATAGCTCCTTATTCTGGCTGCTCAATGGGTGAGTATTTCAGAGATAGAGGTCAAGATGCTTTAATTATCTATGATGATTTAACTAAGCAAGCTTGGGCTTACAGACAAATATCTCTATTATTAAAAAGACCTCCGGGACGTGAAGCATATCCTGGTGATGTTTTCTATCTACATTCTAGACTTCTAGAAAGAGCAGCTAGAGTAAATGAAGAGTACGTTGAAAGATTTACAAATGGTGAAGTTAAAGGTAAAACTGGTTCTTTAACAGCTTTACCGATAATTGAAACACAAGCGGGCGATATATCTGCTTTCGTACCAACAAACGTAATTTCGATTACAGATGGACAGATTTTCTTAGAAACTGATTTATTCAATGCTGGTTTAAGACCTGCTATAAATCCAGGTAACTCTGTTTCACGTGTGGGTGGTGCTGCTCAATCTAAGATTATTAAAAAGCTTGGTGGAGGAGTTCGTCTTGCTTTAGCTCAGTATAGAGAGTTAGAAGCATTCTCACAATTTGCTTCAGATCTTGATGAAGCAACTAGAGCTCAGTTAAACAGAGGTCAAAGAGTTACTGAATTATTAAAGCAAAATCAGTTTGCGACTTTATCTATAGCGCTTATGGCTTTATCTTTATATGCAGCAGATAATGGTTATTTAGATAATTTAGATGTTGATCAAGTAATTCCTTTTGAAACAGCATTACATTCTTTAGCACAAGATAAGTATGCGGATGTTGTAAAAGAAATTAATGAAACTGGCAATTATAACTCTGAAATAGCAGATAAATTAAAAGCTATTATTGAAGATTGTAAATCAACACAAGCTTGGTAG
- a CDS encoding ATP synthase subunit I, with amino-acid sequence MLANVGLDIRKFVFSQVFVLILGSCITYFLYSSEYLFSFLLGGGVIFLANFIFFSRFLMRKQFNPGIELLIFYLSEAIKLTLVALITILLAIYIKPKLFPYIFGLISLQLVMCFVPMFLVKVK; translated from the coding sequence ATGTTAGCGAATGTAGGGCTGGATATAAGAAAATTTGTTTTTAGTCAGGTTTTTGTCTTGATTTTAGGATCTTGCATTACTTATTTTTTATATAGTTCTGAGTACTTGTTTTCATTTTTACTAGGAGGGGGGGTAATTTTTTTAGCCAACTTTATATTCTTTTCTAGATTCTTGATGAGGAAGCAATTCAATCCAGGGATTGAGCTTTTGATTTTTTATTTAAGTGAGGCAATAAAGCTAACATTGGTTGCCTTGATAACAATATTATTAGCAATTTACATAAAACCTAAATTATTTCCTTACATTTTTGGTTTAATTTCGTTACAATTAGTCATGTGTTTTGTGCCTATGTTTCTTGTTAAGGTGAAGTAG
- a CDS encoding F0F1 ATP synthase subunit B, translating into MDMSLQVLGNLNGLTAIAVALLISLPALGTAIGFGVLGGKYLEGVARQPELGGMLLGRMFIVAAFVDAFAAISIAIGFLVLYANPLAIPGLAEAATKVVGA; encoded by the coding sequence ATGGACATGTCTTTACAAGTTTTAGGTAACTTAAATGGTTTAACAGCTATAGCAGTAGCGCTTCTGATTTCTTTACCTGCTTTGGGTACTGCAATTGGTTTTGGTGTTTTAGGCGGTAAATATCTTGAAGGTGTTGCTCGTCAGCCTGAGCTGGGCGGTATGCTTTTAGGTCGTATGTTTATCGTAGCTGCTTTCGTTGATGCTTTCGCAGCTATTTCAATAGCAATTGGTTTCTTAGTTTTATATGCAAATCCATTAGCTATACCAGGACTAGCAGAAGCAGCAACTAAAGTTGTTGGAGCATAA
- a CDS encoding glycine C-acetyltransferase, whose translation MNREFYKNVNTRIIEIKDAGTYKSERIIVTPQDPVIKLEDGSELINFCANNYLGFANNKDIVKYAKNHIEEYGYGMASVRFICGTNSVHKELEKELSDFFGFEDTILYPSCFDANTGLFETLLTKEDAIISDSLNHASIIDGVRLCKAMRFRYDNNNMQDLEEKLKEADKAGARFKMIATDGVFSMDGIIANLEAVCDLADKYNAIVMVDDSHASGFVGKNGKGTIEHCNVMGRVDILTGTLGKGLGGASGGYICAKKEVVDLLKNLSRPYLFSNSLAPIIAKTSLKALDIVKSSNKLRTQLEANKDRFREKMTAAGFDLVPGEHPIIPVMIYDEKKAAEFAEKLLDYGIYVIAFSYPVVPKGKARIRTQMSAAHTFEQIDKAVSGFTKAAKELGII comes from the coding sequence ATGAATAGAGAATTTTATAAAAACGTAAATACTAGAATAATTGAGATTAAAGATGCTGGAACATATAAAAGTGAAAGGATTATTGTAACCCCCCAAGATCCTGTAATTAAACTAGAAGATGGAAGCGAATTAATAAATTTCTGTGCTAATAATTATTTGGGCTTTGCTAATAATAAAGATATTGTGAAATATGCAAAGAATCATATCGAAGAATATGGTTATGGTATGGCTTCAGTAAGATTTATTTGTGGGACTAATAGTGTTCATAAAGAATTAGAAAAGGAGCTAAGTGATTTTTTTGGGTTTGAAGATACTATTTTATATCCATCTTGTTTTGATGCTAATACAGGCTTATTTGAAACGCTATTGACTAAAGAAGATGCAATAATTAGCGATTCGCTAAATCATGCTAGTATTATAGATGGAGTTAGACTGTGTAAAGCTATGCGTTTTAGATATGATAATAATAACATGCAAGACTTAGAGGAGAAATTAAAAGAAGCAGATAAGGCTGGAGCGCGCTTTAAAATGATTGCTACAGATGGTGTTTTCTCAATGGATGGAATTATTGCCAACTTAGAAGCGGTTTGTGATTTGGCAGATAAATATAATGCTATTGTAATGGTTGATGATTCTCATGCTTCTGGTTTCGTTGGTAAAAATGGTAAAGGAACTATAGAGCATTGTAATGTAATGGGTAGGGTTGATATTTTAACAGGAACTTTAGGAAAAGGTTTAGGTGGAGCTTCAGGTGGCTATATCTGTGCTAAAAAGGAAGTTGTTGATTTATTAAAGAATCTTTCTAGACCATATTTATTCTCTAACTCTTTGGCACCGATTATTGCTAAGACATCTCTAAAAGCTTTAGATATAGTTAAAAGCTCTAATAAACTAAGAACTCAACTTGAGGCAAATAAAGATAGATTTAGGGAAAAAATGACTGCCGCTGGTTTTGATTTAGTTCCTGGTGAGCATCCTATTATACCTGTAATGATATATGATGAGAAAAAAGCTGCTGAATTTGCAGAAAAACTTTTAGATTATGGTATTTATGTTATTGCTTTCTCATATCCTGTTGTTCCTAAAGGAAAAGCAAGAATTAGGACACAAATGTCTGCAGCACATACTTTTGAGCAAATAGATAAAGCTGTTTCAGGCTTTACAAAAGCAGCAAAAGAGTTGGGAATAATTTAG
- a CDS encoding F0F1 ATP synthase subunit delta, whose protein sequence is MTNLNIIAKPYARAAYEFASKDGVVDQWLEALTVFKALVTDKNVLNLISSPIYSQTQIVSAIVDQLTDKVDQKILNFLKLIAEKNKLLIIPQVKDLFEEFKNLASGNKKAVVILAYEADKTLLKELKEKLAKKFNCTIDMDVKIDSKILGGAIVRVGDTVIDNSVSGRLDKMKNILLS, encoded by the coding sequence ATGACAAATTTAAATATTATTGCAAAACCATATGCTAGAGCAGCTTACGAGTTTGCTAGCAAAGATGGTGTTGTCGATCAATGGTTGGAAGCATTGACAGTATTTAAAGCTTTAGTAACAGATAAAAATGTCTTAAATTTAATATCTAGTCCAATATATTCTCAGACACAAATTGTTAGCGCTATAGTTGATCAGTTGACTGATAAGGTAGATCAAAAAATATTAAATTTTTTAAAGCTGATCGCAGAGAAGAATAAATTATTGATTATTCCGCAAGTTAAAGACTTGTTTGAAGAGTTTAAAAATTTAGCTAGTGGTAATAAAAAAGCTGTAGTTATTTTGGCTTATGAAGCTGATAAGACTTTGTTGAAAGAGCTTAAAGAAAAACTTGCGAAAAAATTTAATTGTACTATTGATATGGATGTTAAGATAGATTCTAAAATCCTTGGTGGTGCAATTGTGAGAGTTGGGGATACAGTTATAGATAATTCTGTATCTGGTCGTCTAGATAAAATGAAAAATATTTTATTATCATAA
- a CDS encoding RluA family pseudouridine synthase produces MSGVQYIEVDSDIIEQRIDNFLISKFSGLPKSLIYRWIRKGELRVNKKRVKQTDKITSGDIVRVPPFVLEAEESVVKIPSQHLDFLENRILYETDDYIIVDKPSGMAVHGGSGVNSGLVERLRQLRPKVKRLDLVHRLDKETSGCVILAKKHSSLVYFFDLFKQRKVDKIYFAVVHGLWDKNMNKIDLPLSRTLSKSGERIVKVDYTEGKKAITNILNVTYIGKKYSLLEIKLETGRTHQIRVHCQVSGHPIVFDKKYGDSDKDKDLNSLKVDKLMLHAYSLEFFDSKKKEKVNVKADLDSRIKKILDL; encoded by the coding sequence ATGTCCGGAGTGCAATATATTGAGGTTGATAGTGATATAATTGAACAAAGAATAGATAACTTTTTAATCTCAAAATTTTCAGGGCTGCCAAAATCTTTAATTTATCGTTGGATAAGAAAAGGTGAGCTTAGGGTAAATAAAAAAAGAGTTAAGCAGACTGATAAGATTACTTCTGGAGATATAGTAAGAGTTCCTCCGTTTGTTTTAGAAGCTGAAGAATCCGTGGTAAAAATTCCCTCACAACATTTAGATTTTTTAGAAAATAGAATTCTTTACGAAACAGATGACTATATCATTGTAGATAAACCCTCAGGGATGGCTGTTCATGGAGGATCGGGAGTTAATAGCGGATTAGTTGAGCGACTTAGACAACTTCGTCCAAAAGTTAAGCGACTGGACTTAGTTCATCGTTTAGATAAAGAAACTTCTGGATGCGTTATTTTAGCTAAAAAACATAGCTCATTAGTTTATTTTTTTGATCTTTTTAAACAAAGAAAAGTCGATAAAATTTATTTTGCTGTTGTTCATGGACTATGGGATAAAAATATGAACAAAATTGATTTACCTCTTAGTAGAACTTTATCTAAGTCTGGGGAGCGTATTGTTAAAGTTGATTACACAGAAGGTAAAAAAGCTATTACAAATATATTAAATGTTACATATATTGGAAAAAAATATAGTCTTCTAGAGATAAAGCTTGAAACAGGAAGAACTCATCAAATCAGAGTGCATTGTCAAGTATCTGGTCATCCTATTGTTTTTGATAAAAAATATGGAGATTCTGACAAAGATAAGGATCTTAATAGTTTGAAGGTTGATAAACTAATGTTACATGCTTATAGTTTGGAATTTTTTGATAGTAAGAAGAAAGAGAAAGTAAATGTAAAGGCTGATTTAGATTCAAGAATTAAAAAAATCTTGGATTTATAA
- the atpB gene encoding F0F1 ATP synthase subunit A — MASSESSSQVATQYVQHHLHHWQVSLGEGSFWQLNLDSLLVSAILGCFFILMMFFVARRATSGVPGRFQNMIESVWEWMDGLVAENYHRKRDFVTPLALTIFVWVVLMNLMDLLPVDLFGWIISFFTDSHHVYFRVVPTADPNVTFAMSITVFLLVVFYNIKAKGFGLLKEILTVPFGIWLFPLNIFFRLVDEIVKPVSLSLRLFGNIFAGELIFILIALLPWWFQWMLGGIWAIFHILIVLIQAFVFMMLTVVYLNMAQDDH, encoded by the coding sequence ATGGCAAGTAGTGAATCTAGTTCGCAAGTAGCAACTCAGTATGTACAGCACCATTTGCATCACTGGCAAGTTAGCCTTGGAGAAGGATCTTTTTGGCAATTAAACTTAGATTCTCTTTTGGTGAGTGCAATTTTAGGTTGTTTTTTTATTTTAATGATGTTTTTTGTAGCTAGAAGAGCTACATCTGGCGTTCCTGGAAGATTTCAAAATATGATTGAATCTGTTTGGGAGTGGATGGATGGTCTTGTTGCTGAAAACTATCATAGAAAGCGTGATTTTGTGACACCATTGGCTTTGACTATATTTGTTTGGGTTGTTCTTATGAATCTTATGGATTTGCTTCCAGTGGATCTATTTGGTTGGATAATATCTTTCTTCACAGATAGTCATCATGTTTACTTTAGAGTGGTTCCAACAGCTGATCCAAATGTTACGTTTGCCATGTCTATTACAGTGTTTTTATTAGTTGTTTTTTATAATATAAAAGCTAAGGGCTTTGGTCTTCTTAAAGAGATTTTGACAGTGCCTTTTGGTATTTGGCTATTTCCACTTAATATCTTTTTTAGGTTGGTTGATGAAATAGTTAAACCGGTATCATTATCACTTCGTTTGTTTGGTAATATATTTGCCGGAGAATTAATTTTCATACTTATTGCTCTTTTGCCTTGGTGGTTCCAGTGGATGCTGGGTGGAATATGGGCTATATTTCATATTTTAATTGTATTGATTCAAGCTTTTGTGTTTATGATGTTGACTGTAGTTTATTTAAATATGGCTCAGGATGATCATTAG